In Streptomyces sp. TS71-3, the following proteins share a genomic window:
- a CDS encoding ABC transporter permease, protein MTSPASPGPHPSPAPGHSAPSGPLTEPSAASRPKSAHAGGRYGLRHVARMEWIKLRTLRSTLWALLLTAVAMVGIGVITMANTRPPSPDRAAAFDPTNNVMAGVAVGQLVIGVIGVLLVTGEYASGSIRSTLATVPRRPMALAAKAGVFGLLALAVGEAVALVTFFAGRAALHPAVPHPALDQPGVLRAVLLSGAYLALVGLMGVGLGSVTRQAPSAIGALVAVVFVLPAILSGLTGVRFAKYFPTMIAGNSLAVAKPMPDMLSPWTGFGVLCLYAALILVAGGALLVRRDA, encoded by the coding sequence ATGACGTCACCGGCATCCCCCGGTCCCCACCCGTCACCGGCGCCGGGCCACTCCGCCCCGTCCGGTCCCCTGACGGAACCCTCCGCCGCGTCCCGCCCGAAGTCGGCCCATGCGGGTGGCCGGTACGGCCTTCGGCACGTGGCCCGCATGGAGTGGATCAAGCTGCGCACCCTGCGGTCGACGCTCTGGGCGCTGCTGCTCACGGCCGTGGCCATGGTCGGCATCGGCGTGATCACCATGGCCAACACCAGGCCGCCCAGCCCGGACAGGGCCGCCGCCTTCGACCCCACCAACAACGTCATGGCCGGTGTGGCCGTGGGCCAGTTGGTGATCGGTGTCATCGGGGTGCTGCTCGTCACCGGAGAGTACGCGTCGGGATCCATCAGGTCCACGCTCGCGACCGTCCCCCGGCGACCGATGGCGCTGGCGGCGAAGGCCGGTGTGTTCGGGCTGCTGGCGCTGGCCGTCGGCGAGGCCGTCGCCCTCGTCACCTTCTTCGCCGGTCGGGCCGCGCTGCACCCGGCGGTGCCGCACCCGGCGCTGGACCAGCCCGGTGTGCTGCGGGCCGTGCTGCTCTCCGGCGCCTACCTCGCGCTGGTCGGCCTCATGGGCGTGGGCCTCGGCTCGGTCACACGGCAGGCGCCGAGCGCCATCGGCGCCCTCGTGGCCGTCGTCTTCGTGCTCCCGGCGATCCTCTCCGGGCTGACCGGAGTCAGGTTCGCCAAGTACTTCCCCACCATGATCGCGGGGAACTCCCTGGCCGTGGCCAAGCCGATGCCTGACATGCTCTCGCCGTGGACCGGGTTCGGCGTCCTCTGCCTCTATGCGGCCCTGATACTCGTGGCCGGCGGCGCGTTGCTGGTCCGGCGGGATGCCTGA
- a CDS encoding response regulator transcription factor, whose amino-acid sequence MRVVIAEDAAVLRELMAQMLAERGHEVCAAVGDAQALRAAVAEHRPDVTVVDIRMPPTHTDEGLRAAIGIRRDHPGTGVLLFSQHVETRYATRLLAQGSAGVGYLLKDRVADVAEFVDALHRVGGGGTALDPEVVTQLAGANRHTDELTALTQREREVLSLMAEGRSNSSIAAALTVSPGTVEKHVAAVFGKLGLPPSEDHNRRVLAVIRHLQS is encoded by the coding sequence ATGCGTGTGGTGATCGCCGAGGACGCGGCCGTGCTGCGGGAGCTGATGGCCCAGATGCTGGCCGAGCGCGGGCACGAGGTGTGCGCCGCCGTGGGCGACGCGCAGGCGCTGCGCGCGGCGGTCGCCGAGCACCGGCCGGACGTCACCGTCGTGGACATCCGGATGCCGCCCACGCACACCGACGAGGGCCTGCGCGCCGCCATCGGCATCCGCCGGGACCACCCCGGCACGGGTGTGCTGCTGTTCTCCCAGCACGTGGAGACGCGGTACGCGACCAGGCTGCTCGCGCAGGGATCGGCGGGCGTGGGCTACCTGCTCAAGGACCGGGTGGCCGATGTCGCGGAGTTCGTGGACGCGCTGCACCGGGTCGGCGGCGGAGGCACAGCGCTCGATCCGGAGGTGGTGACCCAGCTCGCCGGGGCGAACCGGCACACCGACGAGCTGACCGCGCTCACCCAGCGGGAACGTGAGGTGCTGTCGCTGATGGCCGAGGGCCGCTCCAACAGCTCGATCGCGGCGGCCCTGACGGTGTCGCCGGGCACCGTGGAGAAGCACGTCGCGGCGGTCTTCGGCAAGCTCGGGCTGCCGCCGTCGGAGGATCACAACCGCCGGGTGCTCGCGGTCATCCGCCACCTCCAGTCCTGA
- a CDS encoding PTS ascorbate transporter subunit IIC, with protein MAWLVTTAQFLVDEILSQPPYLVGLITAAGLLALRRPVGQVAGGAIKATLGFLLINAGATLVTGSLGPLGEMIQGATGAHGVIPTNEAIVGIAQQQYGSRVAWLMILGLAVSLVLARFTPLRYVFLTGHHMLFMATLLTMVLASAGQPSWLVVVVGGVLLGIMLVAMPAFAHPWTRRVTGNDTIAIGHFGSAGYIASGATGQLVGGRSRSTEEMKLPEGLRFLRDSMVATALSMVVLYVVMALVDLGKVGETKAFKAFAVGGGTAADGVGNYVMQAVMQGLEFGVSVAVILFGVRTILGELVPAFQGIAERLVPGAVPALDAPIVFPYAQNAVLIGFVASFAGGLVSLGLLGWVLHPAFGLALVLPGLVPHFFTGGAAGVYGNATGGRRGAVVGSFVNGVLITLLPALLLKVLGAFGKENTTFGDADFGWFGSVVGYAAKAGRTGGLVLMLLIGAVVLAAAIVVQKRVVLTGWDPGARRDTLLPPGATGAAAVPAPRPAPGMVGHAKVAPPAGAPAPPPPPAG; from the coding sequence ATGGCCTGGCTTGTCACCACCGCCCAATTCCTCGTCGACGAGATCCTCAGCCAGCCCCCGTACCTGGTGGGCCTGATCACCGCGGCGGGTCTGCTCGCGCTGCGCAGGCCCGTGGGGCAGGTCGCCGGAGGCGCGATCAAGGCCACCCTCGGCTTCCTGCTGATCAACGCCGGGGCGACCCTGGTCACCGGCTCGCTGGGCCCGCTGGGCGAGATGATCCAGGGCGCCACCGGCGCGCACGGTGTCATCCCGACCAACGAGGCCATCGTCGGCATCGCCCAGCAGCAGTACGGCTCCCGGGTCGCCTGGCTGATGATCCTGGGCCTCGCCGTCAGCCTGGTGCTGGCACGGTTCACCCCGCTGCGCTACGTCTTCCTGACGGGCCATCACATGCTGTTCATGGCCACGCTGCTGACGATGGTGCTGGCGAGCGCCGGCCAGCCGTCGTGGCTGGTGGTGGTCGTCGGGGGCGTGCTGCTCGGCATCATGCTGGTGGCGATGCCGGCCTTCGCGCACCCCTGGACCAGGCGGGTGACCGGCAACGACACCATCGCCATCGGCCACTTCGGCAGCGCCGGCTACATCGCCTCGGGGGCCACCGGGCAGCTGGTGGGCGGACGCAGCCGCAGTACCGAGGAGATGAAGCTCCCCGAGGGGTTGCGGTTCCTGCGGGACTCGATGGTCGCCACCGCCCTGTCCATGGTGGTGCTCTACGTGGTCATGGCGCTGGTCGACCTGGGCAAGGTGGGCGAAACGAAGGCGTTCAAGGCCTTCGCCGTCGGCGGGGGGACGGCCGCCGACGGCGTCGGCAACTACGTGATGCAGGCCGTCATGCAGGGGCTGGAGTTCGGCGTCTCGGTGGCCGTGATCCTGTTCGGCGTGCGCACCATCCTCGGTGAGCTGGTGCCGGCCTTCCAGGGCATCGCGGAGCGGCTGGTGCCCGGTGCGGTCCCCGCCCTGGACGCGCCCATCGTCTTCCCCTACGCCCAGAACGCCGTGCTCATCGGGTTCGTCGCCAGCTTCGCCGGCGGCCTGGTCAGCCTGGGCCTGCTGGGCTGGGTCCTCCATCCGGCCTTCGGGCTCGCGCTGGTGCTGCCGGGGCTCGTGCCGCACTTCTTCACCGGTGGCGCCGCGGGCGTCTACGGAAATGCGACCGGAGGCCGCCGAGGGGCCGTCGTGGGCTCCTTCGTCAACGGCGTGCTGATCACCCTCCTGCCCGCGCTGCTGCTGAAGGTGCTCGGCGCCTTCGGCAAGGAGAACACCACGTTCGGCGACGCCGACTTCGGGTGGTTCGGCTCGGTCGTCGGCTACGCGGCCAAGGCGGGGAGGACGGGCGGCCTGGTGCTGATGCTGCTCATCGGTGCCGTGGTGCTGGCGGCCGCGATCGTGGTGCAGAAGCGGGTGGTGCTCACCGGCTGGGACCCGGGTGCGCGCCGCGACACGCTGCTGCCGCCGGGGGCCACCGGGGCTGCGGCGGTGCCCGCGCCTCGACCGGCGCCCGGCATGGTGGGGCACGCGAAGGTGGCGCCGCCGGCCGGAGCCCCGGCACCGCCGCCCCCGCCGGCGGGCTGA
- a CDS encoding sensor histidine kinase, whose product MADKQVPMADERAAPPGGPRAPEAPHAETPAVEDGNPAGSGHAATRRAGAGAGAGHMAHRVRVVLTAPWTARAWAELGYCLAGLPLALAGFVLVVVLLCLGSGLLVSLIGGILGALFLVLGLGLGRVLGRAHRGLARWLLGEHIPAPAPVPRAHGLFSRVDTRLRDGAAWRCVAYVLVKLPVSAFGWYAVMWWATGLINLSTPLRWSLLGQYPAHGGERGAPTLTPLPFGGSPRFHTFWGTLLAAAVGLATLLIAPWLARAVVRVDRRLMRELLGPGALAERVRDLEETRALAVDDAAALLRRVERDLHDGAQVRLVALAMSLDMIRDGLGATPEDPGQERLRRLVETAHHNAKEAIVELRDLARGIHPPVLDDGLPDALATLAARSTVPVELSVDMPVRPTAAIETIAYFCAAELLTNVIKHSGARRARLLAVQRDGMLRLAVTDDGQGGAYVGAGSGLTGLQQRVRPVDGTLDVDSPPGGPTVVTVELPLHA is encoded by the coding sequence ATGGCGGACAAGCAGGTGCCCATGGCCGACGAGCGCGCCGCACCCCCGGGCGGCCCCCGGGCACCTGAGGCACCGCACGCGGAGACACCCGCAGTCGAGGACGGCAACCCGGCAGGCAGCGGGCACGCCGCCACCCGCCGCGCCGGCGCCGGCGCCGGCGCCGGCCACATGGCTCACCGAGTTCGCGTCGTCCTGACCGCACCCTGGACGGCCCGTGCGTGGGCCGAGCTCGGGTACTGCCTGGCCGGCCTCCCGTTGGCCCTGGCCGGGTTCGTGCTGGTCGTCGTGCTGCTCTGCCTGGGTTCCGGGCTGCTGGTCTCGCTGATCGGCGGCATCCTCGGCGCGCTGTTCCTGGTGCTGGGACTCGGGCTCGGGCGGGTGCTGGGGCGGGCGCACCGGGGGCTCGCCCGGTGGCTGCTGGGGGAGCACATCCCGGCCCCCGCCCCGGTCCCCCGGGCTCATGGGCTCTTCTCGCGGGTCGACACCCGGCTGCGGGACGGCGCCGCCTGGCGCTGCGTGGCCTACGTGCTGGTCAAGCTGCCGGTGTCGGCGTTCGGCTGGTACGCCGTGATGTGGTGGGCGACGGGCCTGATCAACCTGAGCACGCCGCTGCGGTGGAGCCTGCTCGGGCAGTACCCCGCCCACGGCGGCGAGCGCGGGGCTCCGACGCTGACGCCGCTGCCGTTCGGTGGCTCGCCCCGCTTCCACACGTTTTGGGGCACGCTGCTCGCCGCGGCGGTGGGGTTGGCCACGCTGCTGATCGCGCCGTGGCTGGCCCGGGCGGTGGTCCGTGTCGACCGGCGTCTGATGCGGGAACTGCTCGGCCCCGGGGCGCTCGCCGAGCGGGTCAGGGACCTGGAGGAGACACGGGCGCTGGCGGTGGACGACGCGGCGGCGCTGCTGCGCCGCGTGGAGCGCGATCTGCACGACGGCGCCCAGGTCAGGCTGGTCGCGCTGGCGATGAGTCTGGACATGATCAGGGACGGGCTCGGCGCCACGCCGGAGGATCCCGGACAGGAGAGGCTGCGCCGCCTGGTGGAGACCGCCCACCACAACGCCAAGGAGGCCATCGTGGAGCTGCGCGACCTGGCCCGCGGTATCCACCCGCCCGTGCTCGACGACGGCCTGCCGGACGCGCTGGCGACCCTCGCGGCGCGCAGCACGGTGCCGGTGGAGCTGTCGGTGGACATGCCGGTGCGGCCCACGGCCGCCATCGAGACCATCGCCTACTTCTGTGCGGCGGAGCTGCTGACCAACGTCATCAAGCACAGCGGTGCCCGGCGGGCCCGGCTCCTCGCGGTCCAGCGGGACGGCATGCTGCGCCTCGCCGTCACCGACGACGGGCAGGGCGGTGCGTACGTGGGCGCGGGCAGCGGCCTCACCGGCCTCCAGCAGCGGGTACGCCCGGTGGACGGCACCCTGGACGTGGACAGCCCGCCGGGCGGGCCGACGGTGGTCACCGTCGAGCTGCCGTTGCACGCGTGA